The genomic window TCGACCACGTTCAGAACATCGCCCGCCTCGGGCGTGCCGTTCAGGCCCAGAACCTCAACCGGCACGGACGGCCCGGCCTCTGAAACCCGGTCGCCATTGTCGTTGATCAGGGCGCGAACCTTGCCCCATTGTTCACCCACGACAAAGATATCGCCCTGTTTCAGGGTGCCGTTCTGCACCAGAACGGTTGCAACGGGGCCACGGCCCACATCCAGCTGTGCCTCGATCACGGCGCCCGAGGCCGCACGGGCAGGGTTGGCCTTCAGTTCCAGCAATTCCGATTGCAGGGCGATGGCCTCCAGCAGCTCATCCAGGCCCTGACCGGAAATGGCGGACACTTCCACATCCTGCACCTCACCCGACATCTGCTCCACGATCACCTCATGTTGCAGCAGATCGGTGCGCACCTTGTTGGCATCCGCTTCGGGTTTGTCGATCTTGTTGATCGCCACGATCATCGGCACTTCGGCCGCCTTGGCGTGGTTGATCGCCTCAATCGTCTGCGGCATCACCGCATCATCGGCGGCAACAACAAGCACGACGATATCGGTCACCTGCGCGCCGCGGGCCCGCATCGAGGTAAAGGCCGCGTGGCCCGGCGTATCAAGGAAGCTGAGCAGTTGCCCGCTTTCGGTTTTCACCTGATAGGCGCCGATATGCTGGGTGATGCCACCGGCTTCGCCGGACACAACCTTGGCATTGCGGATCGCATCCAGAAGCGAGGTTTTGCCGTGATCCACATGACCCATGATGGTGATCACGGGTGCGCGGGGTTCAAGGTCTTCCGCCTTGTCCTCGACCTGGTCAATGACGTCTTCCACATCCGCATCGGAAACGCGCACAACCTTATGGCCGAATTCCTCAACGATCAGTTCCGCGGTATCCGCATCAATCGGCTGATTCTGGGTGACCATCAAACCGTTCTGCATCAACGCCTTGACCACATCGGCAACCCGTTCAGACATGCGGTTGGCCAGTTCGGAGACGATAATGGTTTCCGGAACCTGCACATCGCGCATGACCTTTTCACGCTCGACATTTGCGCCCATAGCCTTCTGGCGCTGGCGTTCCTGTTTCCGCTTCATCGCCGCCATCGAACGATGACGCCCGCCTTCGCCACCTGTCAACGCCTGGTTGACGGTCAGCTTGCCGGCCCTGCGGCCATCATTGCCACGGTCACCTTTGGCATTGCGGTCACGTTTGTCGTCGCGGTCATTGTCGCGTCGCGCCGGCGCCGAAGACGGTTTGCCTGCCCCACGCGGGGCTGCAGCCGTGGGTTCAGACGGCGCAACAGCCGCTGCCGCTTCGCTGGCCGCAGGCGCGTTGCGGCGCGCGGCCTCTTCCTCTTTGCGACGGTTGTCTTCTTCGGCCTTGGCTTTCAGCGCTTCCTCGCGCTCTTTCTCTTCGCGCTCCCTGGCGTCGATCTCGGCCCGTTTGCGCGCCCGTTCTTCCTCGCGGGACTTTTCTTCCAGCTCCCGGCGTTCGGCATCTTCAACTTCGCGGACCTTTGCGGCCTGCAACGCTTTCAGACGGCGCTCCATCTCGCTGTCAGACACGCCTGTGGGGCGCGTGTTGCCTTCGGCCTGGGCCGCAGCAGCCGTGCCCGCCTTGGGAACCATCACCCGCTTGCGCTTGGTTTCCACAACAACACTTTTGGTCCGTCCGCGTGAAAAGCTTTGATTCACACGTCCGCTTCGGGCGCCGCCCGACAAGCCAAGGGGTTTCTTTCCGTCCTGATCGCTCATGCGTCTCGTCTATCCTTTTTGGCGGGTGTCCCACCGTCTGCCTTACGCAGGCCTTGCAGCTTTGCGGCCTCCTCTACAACACGTTCAGTGAGTCCACCAGCGGCAAGCGCGCCATGTATCA from Rhodophyticola sp. CCM32 includes these protein-coding regions:
- the infB gene encoding translation initiation factor IF-2; the encoded protein is MSDQDGKKPLGLSGGARSGRVNQSFSRGRTKSVVVETKRKRVMVPKAGTAAAAQAEGNTRPTGVSDSEMERRLKALQAAKVREVEDAERRELEEKSREEERARKRAEIDAREREEKEREEALKAKAEEDNRRKEEEAARRNAPAASEAAAAVAPSEPTAAAPRGAGKPSSAPARRDNDRDDKRDRNAKGDRGNDGRRAGKLTVNQALTGGEGGRHRSMAAMKRKQERQRQKAMGANVEREKVMRDVQVPETIIVSELANRMSERVADVVKALMQNGLMVTQNQPIDADTAELIVEEFGHKVVRVSDADVEDVIDQVEDKAEDLEPRAPVITIMGHVDHGKTSLLDAIRNAKVVSGEAGGITQHIGAYQVKTESGQLLSFLDTPGHAAFTSMRARGAQVTDIVVLVVAADDAVMPQTIEAINHAKAAEVPMIVAINKIDKPEADANKVRTDLLQHEVIVEQMSGEVQDVEVSAISGQGLDELLEAIALQSELLELKANPARAASGAVIEAQLDVGRGPVATVLVQNGTLKQGDIFVVGEQWGKVRALINDNGDRVSEAGPSVPVEVLGLNGTPEAGDVLNVVDTEAQAREIAEYRENAAKEKRAAAGAATTLDQLLAKAKEDENVAELPILVKADVQGSAEAIIQAMEKIGNDEVRVRVLHSGVGAITESDVGLAEASGAPVIGFNVRANAPARNSANQKGVEIRYYSVIYDLVDDVKSAASGLLSAEVRENFIGYAQIKEVFRVTGVGNVAGCLVTEGVARRSAGVRLLRDNVVIHEGTLKTLKRFKDEVKEVTSGQECGMAFENYDDIRADDVIEIFEREEVERSLA